From Nitrosopumilus zosterae, the proteins below share one genomic window:
- a CDS encoding tyrosine-type recombinase/integrase produces the protein MNQRSLLLYHSAIKSEKTQRQYDYQLKCFKEYSAIKSFDKLVEIEPKKLQTMIEDYVMYARDQGQGLSSIRAKLVALKLFFVMNDVLLNWDKLRKMIPEKTKSTGERPYTTQEIEILVKSSKTLRYRALMQFMASSGVRVGCFEELKMKHLKDMPNGCKSVLVYADTKDEYYTFIHQEAVEALDEYLEFRTRKGETITPDSWVFCSPCDTTKPSSTESTTTTLSRHVKRSLGREESKHGRYEIMTCHGFRKRFITILKSNPSVNISLAEKLAGHSVTIPLDNSYFKPLLEQLFDEYQKVIPKLFIDDKYRLQSQIQSQQDEIDLLQDKNTEIENLQKTILQIQNNMLELQKRHNS, from the coding sequence TTGAATCAGCGTTCTTTACTTTTATATCATTCGGCTATCAAATCTGAAAAGACTCAACGACAATATGATTATCAGTTAAAATGTTTCAAGGAATACTCTGCCATCAAAAGTTTTGATAAATTAGTAGAAATTGAACCAAAAAAACTTCAAACAATGATCGAAGATTATGTGATGTATGCACGAGATCAAGGACAGGGGTTGAGTTCAATTCGTGCCAAACTTGTGGCATTGAAATTATTCTTTGTTATGAATGATGTTCTTTTGAATTGGGATAAATTAAGAAAAATGATTCCTGAAAAGACAAAATCAACTGGAGAAAGACCATACACAACACAAGAAATTGAAATACTCGTAAAGAGTTCCAAAACTCTACGGTATAGAGCATTAATGCAATTCATGGCTTCTAGTGGGGTTCGTGTGGGTTGTTTTGAAGAATTGAAAATGAAACATCTCAAAGATATGCCAAATGGTTGCAAGTCCGTTCTAGTTTATGCAGACACTAAAGATGAATACTATACTTTCATTCATCAAGAAGCTGTTGAGGCTCTTGACGAATATCTGGAATTTCGTACTCGAAAAGGCGAGACAATCACCCCTGATTCATGGGTATTTTGTTCACCTTGTGATACTACTAAACCATCATCAACTGAATCAACTACCACAACATTGAGCCGTCATGTCAAAAGGTCATTAGGTCGTGAAGAATCCAAACATGGAAGATATGAAATAATGACGTGTCATGGATTTAGAAAACGGTTCATCACTATTTTAAAATCAAACCCTTCTGTAAACATTAGTCTTGCAGAAAAACTAGCTGGTCATTCCGTTACCATCCCATTAGATAATTCATACTTTAAACCCCTACTTGAACAACTCTTTGATGAATATCAAAAGGTAATACCTAAATTATTCATCGATGATAAATACCGATTACAATCTCAGATTCAATCTCAGCAAGATGAGATTGATTTACTACAAGATAAAAACACTGAGATAGAGAATCTACAAAAAACCATTCTCCAAATACAAAATAACATGTTGGAATTACAGAAACGCCATAATTCCTAA
- a CDS encoding cation:proton antiporter translates to MVEAHLIETIIGIGILLFAAKLMAELFLRLKLPIVLGELLAGMIVGPFALGAFFVVDGKQLLQINDEIRILGEMGAIVILFMAGLEMTPKEFLKGGKASFTVGTLGVVVPFFAGLVVFQMFGFDALQSMLIATALTATSIAISIQVLSEFGKIKTPEARLIIGAAVVDDILAIAVLSVVSSIAGSDGGIDNIDISEIVITILQVLGFFAIMLIVAVVVIPKIITPRLWKAKGSVEGIATASFFGAAALAGSIGLSPIVGAFAVGMALSTTKVFEKVENYIGKIGLIFAPLFFAIIGAQVDLRAVDLNILILSGVVIVVAIVTKLFGCGLPAMMFLKSKRQGMRVGIGMISRGEVGLIVAGVGVTAGILTSEVYSTIIIMVAVTTIITPIWLKMEYRKEQKSGSAPSEQNIEQK, encoded by the coding sequence ATGGTAGAGGCACACTTAATTGAAACAATTATCGGTATAGGAATTCTTCTTTTTGCAGCTAAACTAATGGCAGAGTTATTCCTCAGATTAAAACTGCCAATTGTATTAGGTGAACTTTTGGCAGGAATGATTGTAGGACCATTTGCATTAGGGGCATTTTTTGTAGTAGATGGAAAACAGTTGCTGCAAATCAATGATGAGATACGAATACTAGGAGAGATGGGCGCAATTGTGATTTTGTTTATGGCAGGACTTGAAATGACACCTAAAGAATTCCTAAAGGGTGGAAAAGCATCATTTACTGTAGGTACGCTGGGAGTGGTGGTCCCATTCTTTGCAGGACTCGTGGTTTTTCAAATGTTCGGATTTGATGCATTACAATCAATGCTTATTGCAACAGCACTAACAGCTACAAGTATCGCAATTTCAATTCAAGTTCTAAGTGAATTTGGCAAAATAAAAACTCCCGAAGCTAGACTCATTATTGGCGCAGCAGTTGTAGATGACATTTTAGCAATTGCAGTATTATCAGTAGTGTCATCTATTGCAGGATCCGATGGAGGAATTGACAATATTGACATTTCTGAAATAGTAATAACAATTTTGCAGGTATTAGGATTCTTTGCAATAATGCTTATAGTAGCAGTAGTTGTCATCCCAAAAATAATCACACCACGGCTATGGAAAGCAAAGGGAAGTGTGGAAGGAATAGCAACGGCATCATTTTTTGGAGCAGCAGCTCTTGCAGGGTCAATAGGACTATCACCTATTGTAGGGGCATTTGCAGTAGGAATGGCATTATCAACTACAAAAGTATTTGAAAAAGTGGAAAATTACATTGGGAAAATTGGATTGATTTTTGCACCATTATTCTTTGCAATTATTGGTGCACAAGTTGATCTGAGAGCAGTTGATTTGAATATTTTGATATTAAGTGGCGTAGTTATTGTAGTAGCAATTGTCACAAAATTGTTTGGGTGTGGATTGCCTGCAATGATGTTTTTGAAAAGCAAACGGCAAGGAATGCGAGTAGGAATCGGAATGATCTCAAGAGGAGAAGTAGGGCTGATTGTTGCTGGAGTAGGAGTAACTGCAGGAATTTTAACATCTGAAGTTTATTCTACAATCATAATCATGGTAGCAGTGACAACTATTATCACACCAATATGGTTAAAGATGGAATACAGGAAAGAACAAAAAAGTGGTTCAGCACCTAGCGAACAAAATATCGAGCAGAAATAA
- a CDS encoding elongator complex protein 3 has protein sequence MSNLDPVLSKACSEITQNILTINDPSKKQVKEEIIKICTKYALDRIPRNYEILSMAKESDFNKLRKVLLRKPAKTASGVAVVALMPKPYACPHGRCTYCPGGIEYNSPNSYTGKEPSSLNAIENQFDPKLQITSKIKKLIAFGHEPSKMEVVIVGGTFLFMPKDYQENFIKSCYDALNGIDSKNLQEAKSNNEHATIRNVGFTIETKPDYCKKEHVDLMLNYGITRIEIGVQSLQERVYKRVNRGHNYNDVVTSFQISKDAGYKIVAHMMPGLPTMTPEGDIADFKKLFADAHLRPDMLKIYPSLVIENTPLYEEYKQGKYIPYSDEDMIKVLTEVKKNVPKWVRIMRIQREISPNEIIAGPKSGNLRQIVHQNLAKQGLVCKCIRCREAGLSNKKSDPNDVKLKRINYDSSGGKEVFLSYEDKNESIYGFLRLRKPSNDAHRDEVGKDSCIVREIHVYGKSLKLGEKGENEIQHSGLGKNLMNEAEKISKEEFDAKKILVISAVGTREYYQKLGYSLYGPYMSKTLN, from the coding sequence ATGAGTAATTTAGACCCTGTTTTATCAAAAGCATGTAGTGAAATTACTCAAAATATTCTAACAATTAATGACCCGAGCAAAAAACAAGTCAAAGAAGAAATCATAAAAATTTGTACAAAATATGCATTGGATAGAATTCCTCGAAATTATGAAATCCTATCAATGGCAAAAGAATCAGATTTTAACAAATTACGAAAAGTATTACTAAGAAAACCCGCAAAGACTGCCTCAGGTGTTGCGGTAGTTGCATTAATGCCAAAACCATATGCATGCCCACATGGCAGATGCACTTATTGTCCAGGTGGAATAGAATACAACTCTCCAAATAGTTATACGGGTAAAGAACCATCATCACTTAATGCAATAGAAAATCAATTTGATCCAAAATTGCAAATTACGTCAAAAATTAAAAAACTAATTGCATTTGGACACGAACCTTCTAAAATGGAAGTAGTAATTGTAGGAGGAACATTTCTATTTATGCCAAAAGACTATCAGGAGAATTTTATTAAATCATGTTATGATGCATTAAATGGAATTGATTCGAAAAATTTACAGGAGGCCAAATCAAATAATGAACATGCTACAATAAGAAATGTAGGATTCACAATTGAAACAAAACCAGATTATTGTAAAAAAGAACATGTTGATTTAATGCTAAACTATGGAATCACTAGAATAGAGATAGGAGTACAATCATTACAAGAAAGAGTTTACAAAAGGGTTAACAGAGGACATAATTACAATGATGTTGTAACATCATTTCAAATTTCAAAAGACGCAGGTTATAAAATTGTGGCACATATGATGCCAGGATTACCCACAATGACTCCAGAAGGAGACATTGCAGATTTTAAAAAATTATTTGCAGATGCACATCTACGTCCTGACATGTTGAAAATTTATCCATCATTAGTTATTGAAAATACTCCACTGTATGAAGAATACAAGCAAGGAAAATACATCCCATATTCGGATGAAGATATGATCAAAGTGTTAACCGAAGTCAAAAAGAATGTTCCAAAATGGGTAAGAATTATGAGGATTCAAAGAGAAATTTCTCCAAATGAAATCATTGCAGGACCAAAATCAGGAAATCTCAGACAGATAGTTCATCAAAATTTAGCAAAACAAGGACTTGTATGCAAATGCATCAGGTGTAGAGAAGCAGGACTCTCCAATAAGAAATCAGACCCAAATGATGTAAAATTAAAAAGAATCAACTATGATTCATCTGGAGGAAAAGAAGTTTTCTTGTCATATGAGGATAAAAATGAATCAATTTATGGATTTTTGAGATTAAGAAAGCCCAGTAATGATGCCCACAGAGACGAAGTAGGAAAAGATAGTTGCATAGTAAGAGAAATTCACGTTTATGGAAAATCATTGAAGCTTGGAGAAAAAGGAGAAAACGAAATACAACATTCAGGATTAGGAAAAAATTTGATGAATGAAGCTGAAAAGATATCCAAAGAAGAATTTGATGCAAAAAAAATTCTAGTAATCAGTGCAGTTGGTACACGAGAGTATTATCAAAAGTTAGGGTATTCATTATATGGACCATACATGTCCAAGACATTAAACTAG
- the lysS gene encoding lysine--tRNA ligase, with amino-acid sequence MSEQEIIGKGTWIDKLAWELLEREKTLGRNLDLIKVESGLGASGVPHIGSLGDAVRAYGVKLALENLGYKSELIAYSDDLDGLRKIPEGFPDSLKEHLAKPVSLIPDPYGCHDSYGMHMSSILLDGLDQVGIKYEFRRAIDTYKKGLLQEQIHTILQNSVKIGEKISELVGQEKYQKYLPYFPVCANCNRLYTAEATEYITDEKKVKYHCHDAEIGSKRIKGCDHHGEADITKDLGKLAWKVEFAARWAAFDIRFEAYGKDIMDSVKVNDWVADEILEFPHPHHVKYEMFLDKGGKKISKSLGNVITAQKWLEFGSPKSILLLLYKRITGARELGFEDIPSLMAEYNELEDIYFGRIKVDNEAKLVKSKGLYEYVNLLNPPKQSSTHVNYRLLVELAKIFKENRGERIMKKLLDYGVIKNPESDVEELIKLAGNYSNEFDKQEKTQVDLDDSAKKALKMLVDRLGNEDEPEDIQNTIYQIAKSNDVQPKDFFKILYQIILGTSRGPKIGPFISDIGRKQVAKTLSEYV; translated from the coding sequence ATGTCTGAGCAAGAAATTATCGGTAAAGGAACGTGGATTGACAAGCTAGCTTGGGAACTTCTTGAACGTGAAAAAACTCTTGGAAGAAATTTAGATCTTATTAAAGTAGAAAGTGGTCTTGGAGCATCAGGTGTTCCACATATTGGAAGTTTAGGAGATGCAGTAAGAGCATACGGTGTAAAACTAGCATTAGAGAATTTGGGTTACAAGTCAGAATTGATTGCATATTCAGATGATCTAGATGGTTTACGAAAAATACCAGAGGGATTTCCTGACTCTCTTAAAGAGCATTTAGCAAAACCAGTTTCATTAATCCCTGATCCTTATGGATGTCATGATTCGTATGGAATGCATATGAGCAGTATTCTTTTAGACGGATTAGATCAAGTTGGAATAAAATATGAATTTAGAAGAGCAATAGACACATACAAGAAAGGATTGCTTCAAGAACAAATTCACACCATTCTACAAAACAGTGTAAAAATTGGAGAGAAAATTTCAGAACTTGTAGGACAAGAAAAATACCAGAAATACCTCCCATACTTTCCAGTTTGTGCAAATTGCAATCGCCTCTATACAGCTGAGGCCACAGAGTACATTACAGATGAAAAGAAAGTAAAGTATCATTGCCATGACGCAGAAATTGGCTCAAAGAGGATCAAAGGATGTGATCACCATGGAGAGGCAGACATCACAAAAGATCTTGGGAAATTAGCTTGGAAAGTAGAGTTTGCAGCAAGATGGGCAGCATTTGACATCAGATTTGAAGCATATGGAAAAGACATCATGGATTCAGTGAAGGTAAATGATTGGGTAGCTGATGAGATTCTAGAATTCCCACATCCACATCATGTAAAATATGAAATGTTCTTAGATAAGGGTGGAAAGAAAATTTCAAAATCACTTGGAAATGTAATTACTGCACAAAAATGGTTAGAGTTCGGGAGTCCAAAATCAATTCTGTTATTACTATACAAAAGAATTACAGGTGCACGTGAATTGGGATTTGAAGATATTCCATCTTTAATGGCAGAGTATAACGAATTAGAAGACATTTACTTTGGACGAATCAAAGTGGACAATGAAGCAAAACTAGTAAAATCAAAAGGACTCTATGAATACGTAAATTTACTCAATCCCCCCAAACAATCAAGCACTCATGTGAACTATAGATTATTAGTAGAACTAGCAAAAATATTCAAAGAAAATAGAGGTGAGCGAATAATGAAAAAACTACTAGATTACGGAGTAATTAAAAATCCAGAATCAGATGTAGAAGAACTAATCAAACTTGCAGGAAATTATTCAAATGAGTTTGATAAACAAGAAAAAACACAAGTTGATCTAGATGATTCTGCAAAAAAAGCACTAAAGATGTTAGTAGATAGACTCGGTAACGAAGATGAACCTGAAGACATTCAAAATACAATATACCAAATTGCAAAATCAAACGATGTGCAACCAAAAGATTTCTTTAAAATACTATATCAAATAATTCTCGGAACGTCTAGAGGACCAAAAATAGGACCGTTCATCTCAGATATTGGAAGAAAGCAAGTTGCAAAAACACTTTCAGAGTATGTATAA
- a CDS encoding DNA repair protein: protein MGLFGKKKEEAETVSQNSEEYVLKEELEAEVEKLQEEFRAKQGQLDEITQKIKSVKEEYDATVGNLMLVKKELNQKKMEHDIIQRECKEMEARIKNAEKIKDSKSIEEFKQTEENLAKLKRELEEFTEKQKELKEEIEQSKSDLHNIRKQQIDTQKELDEANSRLYNAKEELNRKDQFQDIDVLTPKEKQFITGEKSNEKSSAGIIEAASAVVGSLKSKLSMTEKELETVQLLLEKEREEHQVTKKELDEIKTLSKKLEES, encoded by the coding sequence ATGGGACTTTTTGGTAAGAAAAAAGAAGAAGCAGAGACAGTATCTCAAAATAGCGAAGAGTATGTGCTAAAAGAAGAACTTGAAGCAGAAGTTGAAAAACTGCAAGAAGAATTTAGAGCAAAACAAGGTCAACTAGACGAAATTACCCAGAAAATTAAATCAGTAAAAGAAGAGTACGACGCCACAGTTGGCAATTTAATGCTAGTCAAAAAAGAGCTCAATCAAAAAAAAATGGAGCATGACATTATTCAAAGGGAATGCAAAGAGATGGAAGCAAGAATCAAAAATGCGGAGAAAATTAAAGATTCAAAATCAATTGAAGAGTTCAAACAAACAGAAGAGAATTTAGCAAAGTTAAAGCGAGAACTAGAAGAATTTACAGAAAAACAAAAGGAGTTAAAAGAAGAAATTGAGCAGAGCAAATCAGATTTACATAACATTAGAAAACAGCAAATAGACACTCAAAAAGAGCTTGATGAAGCAAACTCAAGACTTTATAATGCAAAAGAAGAATTAAACAGAAAAGATCAGTTTCAAGACATAGACGTACTCACTCCTAAAGAAAAACAATTCATTACAGGTGAAAAATCAAATGAGAAAAGTTCTGCAGGAATTATCGAAGCTGCAAGCGCAGTGGTCGGGTCATTAAAATCAAAACTAAGTATGACTGAAAAAGAATTAGAAACAGTTCAACTGCTTTTGGAAAAGGAAAGAGAAGAACACCAAGTGACAAAAAAAGAGCTTGATGAAATCAAGACATTATCTAAAAAACTAGAAGAATCATAG
- a CDS encoding pyridoxamine 5'-phosphate oxidase family protein — protein MITPKIKEFLDLQKLGYVATVNSDGSPNLSPKGTIIGWTENTLAFANIRSPDTIKNLQSNPNIEINVIDPLLRKGYLFRGKAKILQKNLEFEKIFNHYRKNGVKSPINSIVLVDVTSVSEVTSPLYDMGMSEQEIKSKWKKHFESL, from the coding sequence ATGATTACTCCTAAAATCAAGGAATTTTTAGATCTGCAAAAGCTTGGATATGTTGCAACTGTCAATTCTGATGGATCACCTAACCTTTCTCCAAAGGGCACCATAATTGGATGGACTGAGAATACATTGGCATTTGCTAACATTCGCTCGCCTGACACCATAAAAAATCTACAATCCAATCCCAATATTGAGATTAACGTAATTGATCCTCTTTTACGAAAGGGATACTTGTTTAGGGGTAAGGCTAAAATCCTTCAAAAAAATCTTGAATTTGAGAAAATTTTCAATCATTATAGAAAAAATGGTGTCAAGAGTCCAATTAATTCAATCGTGCTAGTTGATGTTACATCTGTCTCTGAGGTGACATCTCCTCTTTATGATATGGGCATGTCTGAGCAAGAAATTAAATCAAAATGGAAAAAACATTTTGAGAGTCTATGA
- a CDS encoding ferritin: protein MKLSPKMKKALDDQVTLEASASNSYLAMASWCEVTGYQGAANYFYAQSDEERTHMLKLVHFLNALGAVATIPAIKAPVSSYKSLEGLIKSALKNEQIVTAAIHKMVEIAQKEKDHSTYAFLEWFVNEQVQEETKFETILQKFDLLGRDKLGINEIDKYLATQAAKPQTDPTA from the coding sequence ATGAAACTTTCTCCTAAAATGAAAAAAGCACTTGATGATCAAGTCACCCTTGAGGCTTCCGCATCAAACAGTTATCTTGCCATGGCGTCTTGGTGTGAAGTAACAGGATATCAGGGTGCAGCAAATTATTTCTATGCACAATCTGATGAGGAGAGAACTCATATGCTCAAATTAGTTCATTTTCTTAATGCTTTAGGTGCTGTTGCAACAATCCCTGCAATCAAAGCTCCGGTTAGTTCCTACAAATCCCTTGAAGGATTAATCAAAAGCGCACTGAAAAATGAGCAAATAGTTACTGCCGCAATTCACAAAATGGTTGAGATTGCACAAAAGGAAAAAGACCATTCCACATATGCATTTCTAGAATGGTTTGTAAATGAACAAGTTCAAGAAGAAACAAAGTTTGAAACAATCCTGCAAAAGTTTGATCTTTTAGGAAGAGACAAGTTAGGAATTAATGAAATTGATAAATATCTTGCAACACAAGCAGCAAAACCACAAACTGATCCTACAGCATAA
- a CDS encoding NRAMP family divalent metal transporter produces the protein MLGGKFSSFSKTAGPGILFACTAIGVSHLVQSTRAGADFGLMMLGFVVLVMLMKYPFFEYGSRYANSTQTSIIDGYKKLGKPALLLYFLLTISSMFFVTGAVGFVTAGFFENLFDVDFIGEWTVVILFAVCVGILAVGKYHVLDSLIKMIVIVLLISTLSAFFFALYHGPTEQIPGFEPKELWDVAGIFFLLALMGWMPTAVDLSSWNSLWTLERMKQTNYKPKLKETLLEFRLAYLITGILAVMFIVLGTFIFYGSGEELPNNNSDFANKVVTLYTETIGDWSYIIIASSAFTVMFGTIIAVFDGYSRSLQRTVELIFTKKENTIRTKFRTFYVLFLVVISVGSLVVIFQFGNNLKELVDFATVLSFVIAPIIAIFNFRLVTGKYLEKEQQPSIFLKILSFTGIIFLSGFAVFFVFMKFLQ, from the coding sequence ATGTTGGGTGGAAAATTTTCATCTTTTTCAAAGACTGCGGGTCCTGGAATTTTGTTTGCATGTACTGCAATTGGTGTGTCTCATTTGGTGCAATCTACAAGGGCTGGCGCTGATTTTGGCCTAATGATGTTGGGATTTGTTGTATTGGTGATGTTAATGAAGTATCCTTTCTTTGAATATGGTTCTCGTTATGCAAATTCCACTCAAACTAGTATAATTGATGGCTACAAGAAACTTGGTAAACCTGCTTTGCTGTTATACTTTCTACTGACTATATCATCAATGTTTTTTGTTACTGGTGCTGTAGGATTTGTAACCGCTGGATTTTTTGAGAATCTGTTTGATGTTGATTTTATTGGAGAATGGACTGTAGTAATTTTATTTGCAGTATGTGTTGGAATATTGGCCGTTGGAAAATACCATGTTCTTGATAGTTTGATTAAAATGATTGTAATTGTTTTGCTCATATCTACTCTTTCTGCATTCTTCTTTGCATTGTATCATGGTCCAACAGAACAAATACCTGGATTTGAACCAAAAGAACTATGGGATGTTGCTGGAATTTTCTTCTTACTTGCATTGATGGGATGGATGCCTACTGCAGTAGATCTTTCAAGCTGGAATAGTCTATGGACATTAGAAAGAATGAAACAAACAAACTATAAACCAAAATTAAAAGAAACTTTACTTGAATTTCGATTAGCATATCTGATTACTGGAATTCTTGCAGTGATGTTTATTGTTCTTGGAACTTTTATTTTCTACGGATCCGGTGAGGAACTGCCAAACAACAATTCTGATTTTGCAAACAAAGTTGTAACACTATACACTGAAACTATTGGTGACTGGAGTTATATCATAATTGCATCTTCTGCATTTACTGTAATGTTTGGTACAATCATTGCAGTGTTTGATGGATATTCAAGGTCGTTGCAGAGAACGGTGGAATTAATTTTTACAAAAAAAGAGAATACAATACGTACAAAATTTCGTACATTTTATGTGCTTTTCTTAGTCGTGATATCTGTTGGTTCACTTGTAGTGATATTTCAATTTGGAAATAATCTCAAAGAATTGGTTGATTTTGCAACCGTACTGTCTTTTGTAATTGCCCCGATAATTGCAATTTTTAATTTTAGATTAGTTACAGGAAAATATCTTGAGAAAGAACAACAACCATCCATTTTTTTAAAAATTCTAAGTTTTACAGGGATTATTTTCCTGAGTGGGTTTGCAGTGTTTTTTGTATTTATGAAATTCTTACAATGA
- a CDS encoding DNA-3-methyladenine glycosylase I: protein MNRCEWAKDEPNITYHDKEWGKPQHDDQKLFEFLILEGAQAGLSWTTILKRRDGYRKAFSDFNALKVSRYDKKHIEKLLRDESIIRNKLKINSAINNAKQFLKIQIEFGSFDNYLWGFVNHTPIKNSFKKSSELPSSTSLSKKISLDMKKHGFTFVGPTICYALMQAVGMVNDHTMDCYLFEK, encoded by the coding sequence ATGAATAGATGTGAATGGGCAAAAGATGAACCCAATATTACTTATCATGATAAGGAATGGGGAAAACCCCAACATGATGATCAGAAATTATTTGAGTTTCTGATATTGGAAGGAGCACAAGCTGGTCTATCTTGGACTACTATTCTCAAGCGTAGGGATGGCTATAGAAAGGCGTTTTCAGATTTTAATGCTCTCAAAGTTTCAAGATATGACAAAAAACACATCGAGAAACTACTCAGAGATGAGTCCATAATACGAAATAAACTCAAAATTAATTCTGCCATTAATAATGCAAAACAGTTTCTCAAGATTCAGATAGAATTTGGCTCCTTTGACAATTATCTGTGGGGTTTTGTAAATCATACGCCAATTAAAAATAGCTTTAAAAAATCATCCGAATTACCCTCATCAACTTCTCTTTCCAAGAAAATAAGTTTGGATATGAAAAAGCATGGATTTACGTTTGTTGGGCCGACAATTTGTTATGCTTTGATGCAGGCTGTAGGAATGGTTAATGATCATACAATGGATTGTTATTTATTTGAAAAATAA
- a CDS encoding CBS domain-containing protein has translation MSRQDFNSNSITVQDIMTRTMITVNSATTAQQIAKMMQQGGIGAIFVKENDNPVGIVTDRDFATKIAANGLSLDTPAKKIMSSPLITINHNEPLSAAAERMTSKKIRKLAVTDNGKIVGIVTSTDLVTQLAK, from the coding sequence ATGAGCAGACAAGATTTCAATTCTAATTCCATCACGGTTCAAGATATTATGACTAGAACAATGATTACGGTAAATTCTGCAACCACTGCACAACAAATTGCAAAAATGATGCAACAAGGAGGAATTGGTGCAATATTTGTAAAAGAAAATGACAATCCTGTAGGAATTGTAACTGATAGAGATTTTGCAACAAAAATTGCAGCAAATGGTCTGTCCCTTGACACTCCAGCTAAAAAAATAATGTCTTCCCCACTGATCACAATTAATCATAACGAACCCTTGTCTGCAGCTGCAGAAAGAATGACGAGTAAAAAAATTAGAAAACTTGCAGTTACCGATAACGGCAAAATAGTTGGTATAGTTACATCGACTGATTTGGTTACACAACTGGCAAAATAA
- a CDS encoding CBS domain-containing protein yields the protein MKYAKDFMNTPRTIKYESNLADVLKKIIDEKKSRLLVTQNGKIIGLISEKDLGIFLLTDTTERKLDEIPLSEIIKKIISVDEKTGMDKCAQLMMTNEIGSLVVTSNDEVVGILTKTDLVRYFTKLDSQKIVGEYMSPYYAWQYYDTPLYKVVLKMVDEKISRVILRDHEETPVGIVTFRDLFNLALTLGDKEDVLDNTDPLISVIFPRKGFISESGFGGSTQINEIMTKNIVSVNYDDDLTKAAKLILEKNINGVAVLSVHRNIIGIISKTDIVRALAFLL from the coding sequence TTGAAATACGCAAAAGATTTCATGAATACTCCTAGAACTATAAAGTATGAATCTAATTTGGCAGATGTTTTAAAAAAAATAATCGATGAAAAGAAAAGTAGATTGTTAGTAACTCAAAATGGTAAAATCATTGGTTTGATATCTGAAAAGGATTTGGGGATTTTTCTTTTAACTGATACTACTGAACGAAAACTTGATGAGATCCCCTTATCAGAAATTATCAAAAAAATAATCAGTGTTGATGAAAAAACAGGAATGGATAAGTGTGCTCAATTAATGATGACAAATGAAATTGGTTCTTTGGTTGTTACTAGTAATGATGAGGTTGTTGGAATTTTGACAAAGACTGATCTTGTTAGGTATTTTACTAAATTAGATTCACAAAAAATTGTTGGTGAGTACATGTCTCCTTATTATGCATGGCAATACTATGATACTCCATTGTACAAAGTAGTACTGAAAATGGTTGATGAAAAAATCTCCAGAGTGATCCTTCGTGATCATGAAGAAACTCCTGTTGGAATTGTGACATTTAGAGATTTATTCAATTTGGCATTGACTTTAGGTGATAAAGAAGATGTGCTTGATAATACTGATCCTCTAATATCTGTAATATTTCCCAGAAAAGGTTTCATTTCTGAGTCTGGATTTGGGGGCAGCACACAAATTAATGAAATTATGACCAAAAATATTGTTTCTGTAAATTATGATGATGATTTGACCAAAGCAGCAAAATTGATTTTAGAGAAAAATATCAATGGTGTGGCAGTCCTATCTGTACACAGAAATATTATTGGGATCATCAGCAAAACAGACATTGTTAGGGCTTTGGCCTTTTTGTTATGA